The Persephonella sp. genome contains the following window.
CAAAATTTTTTGTTGAAAAAAAGATAAACCAGATACAAAACTTTACCGGACAGGATCTTTCTAATTATCTTAAGATGCTGAAAAACACAGACAGCTATAACCAGATTTTAGGTGTTGAGGGGAATGTTTCTGCTCTTTTTTTTGATCATTTTAAGGAATTTCTTAAAGGTAAAGATCTTGGATTTGAAAGAAGGCAGTATAATCCTCCTTCTGATCCTGTGAATGCTCTTCTTAGTCTGACTTATTCTCTGTTTTACAGCTTTTTGTTTTCTATAGCTTTAAGCAAAGGGTATGATCCTTATGTGGGTTTTCTACATAGAAAAAGGGGAACTCACGCCGCATTTGTTTCTGATGTTATGGAAGCTTTCAGAGTTGATCTTACAAGGTTTGTAGGTATTTTGTTTAACAGCAGGTTTATCACAGCAGAAGACTTTAATCAGGAGAATAATGCCTTTTATCTGAAACCTGACAGCCTCAAGAGGTTTATAAAGATTTACCACAAAAATTTTATTCAGGATAAAGATTACAAAAAACAGATAGAAAAAATTTTTCTTGAGCTGGAGGAGATCTTATGAGATTTATAGTCTGTTATGACATAGCAGATGATAAAAAAAGGCTTAAGGTCTCAAAACTGCTTAAAGCACACGGCATCCGAACCCAAAAAAGTCTGTTTGAAGTAGAATGCGATGAGAAAACCATCTTATCTGTTCTTGAAGAAGTTGAACAGGTTATAGATCCTATTGATAAGTTTTTTATCTATCCTGTAGATAACAAGAATATAAAAAAAATCATCAGGTTAGGAGTTGCCCAGTATTCAGGAGTTGAGAATATTGTTTAAGGCTTTTTTTAGTTCCGTTAGATCAGGATTAGAACGCATTATTTTAGAGGCTTTTTCTATATACTGTTTTAGCGTGTTTATGGATTGGTTCAGCTTATCTTCACTAAAATTACCGGTAATAAATCCATGACTTGACTTGTTTCTAAAATCTTTAATTTGTTCCATAAGGACAGTTAACTCATTACGAGGAATTTTAGAACGTTCAGAAAAAAGTTTACCTAATTTTGTCTCTCTCAACTCTTTATCCTCCCAGTCCAGACCTGTTTCTTCCAGAATAAAAGTGATCAGACTTTCTCTCAAAGCTGTTAAAGACTGGGAATATCTGTTTTTCTCAAAATAGATTTCTGCAAGTTTCAGCTGTTTTTCCCAGTTTTTTGAAATGTTCTGAAAGATTTCTGAGGATTTTTCTATATCCTTTATTAAAAAATCCATAGCTTTTAAACTTGAAGGAATTGGTTCTAAATTTTTTGACACATTAACGACATCATTCAGGGACTTCACATAAAAATCAATCGCTGTAAATCCAAAAGCTTTTGATGATTTTTCCAGAACTTTTGGCAGTTTCCTAAGGTTCTGGTATTCTCTTTTTTTCTCAACAGGAAGATCATCATATTTATCCTGAATAAGCTTACCTATCTTTCTACTGTCTCCATACTCTTTGAAAAGGGTAAAACCTTCAATCCAGTTGTTCATCTCCAAAATCGGTAATAGATCAACAACAGGTTTTATATCATCTTTTACATCATACATTCCGTAATAAACGCCTTTTATCTTTGCATTTTTAACCTTTTCAAAAAAGTTCATAACTGTTGATATAAAAAGAGGTATTGAACGAAATCCATGTGTTAGATCAAGATAAACATCTTTGTTTTCAACATCAAGGCTTGCCATTTTTTCGAACATCTCCCAGAATTCTTGATAATTTGTTCCAAAGGGTATTATGACTTTTTCATACTCTTTTATTCTGGTATCTGCTATATCCCATCTTGATTGATCTGTCCCTATTATGTAGATTTTTTCAGGATTAACAGCCCTTTTGATTACAGAAAGCACATAATCAGTTTTTTCTTCTATCTCTCCAAGTTTGTATGTTGTTTCCTTATAATTTCCTTTACCTAAAACTGAAATTAAAACCTTCATTTTGACCCTCCATTTAAGTTATTTATAGCCTCAAGTGTGTTAAATGTTATCCATCTTATGCTTTTATTCATCACTGCTTTTTGGATCGCCCTTTCCCTTTCTGTAAGTCTTGTTTTGTTTCCGGTTTTTACCTCAATAAAGATAATTTCCAACTCATCATAATTTTTTTCCTCAAGTCCCCTGAAAGCGATAAAATCAATAGGGGTTCCTATAAACCTCAGATCTTTTGGATTTATTCTGTGCTGATCAAAAATAAGAAGGGGAGATAGATGTTCTCCCACTTTTCCTAATATTGTTGAGCTTGATTTTTTGATCGCATCTTCTCTGATCCTTCTTTCTTCTTTTCTTTTCCATTCTTCAAATCTGTTTGTAAACTCTTGCTGAATTATCTGTCTGAGCTGTTTTTCAAGCTGAACTCTGTCTCTTTGTTTATACTCCTCAAGTTTCTGGTTAAGTAGGTCGTTAAACTTTTTCAGGTATTCTTTCAGCTCGTTTTCTATCTTTTCTTTCTGGAACTGCAGGTCTATCTTTTCTTTTTGCAGGTTTTCCAACTGCTTCTGGCTTGATTGTAGCTTAAAGATAAGAATAATAATTAGAACGACAAGCACGGCTAAAAATCCAATTACAAAAAGGTTCTCCATAAAGCCCTCCTTATAAGTGTTTATTATCTATTAACAGAGAACCTGCGAAATTCTGACGGTTAGTCTTCTGGAATTAATACACACCAGCCTAAAAGTTCGTTAT
Protein-coding sequences here:
- the cas1 gene encoding CRISPR-associated endonuclease Cas1 is translated as TTSAVSFLLSRNVDIFLLSQTGKLKGVITTPLKSNYNNRLKQFRAYFSEKNLHIAKFFVEKKINQIQNFTGQDLSNYLKMLKNTDSYNQILGVEGNVSALFFDHFKEFLKGKDLGFERRQYNPPSDPVNALLSLTYSLFYSFLFSIALSKGYDPYVGFLHRKRGTHAAFVSDVMEAFRVDLTRFVGILFNSRFITAEDFNQENNAFYLKPDSLKRFIKIYHKNFIQDKDYKKQIEKIFLELEEIL
- the cas2 gene encoding CRISPR-associated endonuclease Cas2, with the translated sequence MRFIVCYDIADDKKRLKVSKLLKAHGIRTQKSLFEVECDEKTILSVLEEVEQVIDPIDKFFIYPVDNKNIKKIIRLGVAQYSGVENIV
- the csx2 gene encoding TIGR02221 family CRISPR-associated protein, with product MKVLISVLGKGNYKETTYKLGEIEEKTDYVLSVIKRAVNPEKIYIIGTDQSRWDIADTRIKEYEKVIIPFGTNYQEFWEMFEKMASLDVENKDVYLDLTHGFRSIPLFISTVMNFFEKVKNAKIKGVYYGMYDVKDDIKPVVDLLPILEMNNWIEGFTLFKEYGDSRKIGKLIQDKYDDLPVEKKREYQNLRKLPKVLEKSSKAFGFTAIDFYVKSLNDVVNVSKNLEPIPSSLKAMDFLIKDIEKSSEIFQNISKNWEKQLKLAEIYFEKNRYSQSLTALRESLITFILEETGLDWEDKELRETKLGKLFSERSKIPRNELTVLMEQIKDFRNKSSHGFITGNFSEDKLNQSINTLKQYIEKASKIMRSNPDLTELKKALNNILNS
- a CDS encoding Holliday junction resolvase-like protein, whose product is MENLFVIGFLAVLVVLIIILIFKLQSSQKQLENLQKEKIDLQFQKEKIENELKEYLKKFNDLLNQKLEEYKQRDRVQLEKQLRQIIQQEFTNRFEEWKRKEERRIREDAIKKSSSTILGKVGEHLSPLLIFDQHRINPKDLRFIGTPIDFIAFRGLEEKNYDELEIIFIEVKTGNKTRLTERERAIQKAVMNKSIRWITFNTLEAINNLNGGSK